From Zea mays cultivar B73 chromosome 3, Zm-B73-REFERENCE-NAM-5.0, whole genome shotgun sequence:
GGCACATGGCTCGATGAAGCCTGGCCTACCACAAACGAGTATTGGTTGGAAATGGGTAGGCGTGGCACCTTTGTGCCAAAAAAGTGCATTACCATCACTAGTAGCCAATGGATAGTAAGTGAATTTCAGCATCACGAAAAAATTGGAAAAGGGGAAATATTGCTGCTAGAAATGTATAGGAACTTTTTTGCGCTCACAAGCAGTTGATTGGAAGCACATTAAGTCCTTAACTAGTTTATGGAATATGGAATGCTTCATTTTTTATACGTGTCTTTTGGGAATAAAACATTATTACATTAATTTTCCTAACAGTCTGTTTTTCTTTTCAGGTTTGTGCATCAAGAATACTTTTTATCAAAATTCACTCGAGGAATGCAAGAATTAGGATAGGCCAATTAGATCTTTTTTTGGTGTATCCTGAGTTTCCTTTGATAAGGATCTTGTGTCACCACTTGGGTCAATTTTATTAAACATTTTTTTGCCACCAGCCTTAAATACATACTACATATGTtggtttacgctaaaattcgtatccATTTACGCTGTTTCGGATCACGTTTTACGCTTAAATCCACCTGACCTAGAACCCGAGCACGATCGGAGCGCGATTTTTACGTCGTAATTTAGGCCACATTCGTCGTTACGAAATATATTGATGATGTATGAtaaaatttgtacccatttacgttgtttggttcacgttttacgctgaaatttgaCCAAGCCAAAATCCGTGCACGATCGAACAGTTCGAtcaattttcacgccgtaattttttgGACCCCAttcgctgttacaaaacagatatatgatttacgctaaatttcgtactcatttacgctgttttagctcacgttttacgctgtaatccgcccgagcagaacccacgaactgcggctgtaaattaaaatttatttccttctactaatgctctcaaaccgtaactgtccctttatttacgcgattatgcaacacgtctttccttatatcaaatcagtcaagatttatataatgcatggtttatgctatcatgttacacatcgttatgcagtcgtaaacggtttATTTACGCATCGTTATGCAGTCGTTAACCGCCGCCAATATAACAGATACGAACGTGGACGAGCGGCTGTAAATGAGAATTTGTTTCCTCCCGTAACTGTGCCTCTATTTACGCGAACGTGGgggcacgtctttccttatctcaaaccggtggatatttaaatgttgcatggtttacgctatcatgttacacaacgttatgcagtcgtaaacggtgtACACATGACAATATTCGTTCCCGTGATTCGTGGTCCAAAAGATTTcttctatgcatgatttatgcaCATTTCTACATATATTTATGCATTCGTATATCGCCTGTCACGTCACATCCAGGATTCGTGGCTATCATATGCATGGCTGACGCATGCTCGCGTACAGTGGGCCGACCGCGACCTGGTTGacgtcctggctggggcttcccccactaacggaagcccagggcttctattacctcttccctatatatatatatatatatatatatatatatatatatatatatatatatatatatatatatatatatactaatcTATTAAGAACATAATGTGGGCATCTTATGCTAACACGGACCCTCCCCACGCACAGCGCCCGCGCAGGCGCAGCGCGCCTAAAAATAGTGTAGAGCGAGCACTCGAACTCACACCCTTTTACTCTAGAATTTTGGGGCTAACCACCAGACCAGACGTAACTTAGTGtttataataataatattttCAGTATAGTCGCCGTTCCACCCGCTCCTCCGcctcgtggcaacgcacgagtatatatatatatatatatatatatatatatatatatatatatatatatatggagccCTGAGCTTTCAATAGCTGGGCGAAAGCCCTGACCCGATGTTGCCGACCGGTTCAACTGCACCAGGTTCGAAGCGTCTATAAAAGAAGCTCCAGATCGCTATGGTTTAGGTTTAGCAACACCGACAGTTACGCCCCCACTCTCGAGAGGCACGCGTGACGGTGGATCCTGGGAGCAATCGCGCGACGGCGGATTCGGGGGACACGCTCACGGTGGATCTTTGAGGCCAGTGCGCGGCGATGGCCCCCTTGAGGCGTGCACGGCGGTGAGGTGGGAGCGGCTGTGGCATCGGATCCCGAGGGCACGCACGCGGCGCAGCCCCATGAGGTGCGCACGATAGTGAGGTGGCAGCGGCCGCGACGATGGATCCCAGGGGGCATGAGCCCGGAAACGTCTCCCTGAGGTGCACGCAACAACGACCCCTTAAGGTGCGCACGACGGTGAGGTGGGAGCGGCTGTGGCATCGGATCCCGAGGGCACGCACGTGGTGCAGCCCCATGAGGTGTGCACGACGGTGAGGTGGCAGCGGCCGCGGCGATGGATCCCGGGTAACGTCTCCTTGAGCTGCACGCAGCAACGACCCCTTAAGGTGCGCACGACGGTGAGGTGGGAGCGGCTGCGGCGGCGTGACGACGGATCTCGGGGGCACCTGAGCAACGACGACACCCCTAAGGCGTGCATGACGGCGAGGTGGAAGCGTATGGTGCGACGGATCTCGGGATGCACGCACGACTACTGCACGAGGGTCGACCCTTGAGCGCGTACGACTGCGATGCCATCCAAGGTGGGATCGGCGATGGCGGACTTCTCTAGGCGCGAGCGACCCCTAGGCACGAAGTGGTGGCGCATCCCACATGCGAGGCAGCGGATTCGCAAGGCGACGGACCtatttttatgctattttgtatacatatttatgccaatgtCAATAGGTTTTTACGATATATATTTCAGTTCATGGCTCTGCTTCCATCTATTTGTCTGTTTATGATAATTCTATTCACATTTTACGCAAACGATTTATTGATTATATGCATTATCTCGTTTACTTAATCCCGTGTGTATTGGATTTCTACCATTTATGCCATGTGTATAAGATATATTTACGATGCACACATTTACGCAACAAAATAGAAATTTAGAAAAAGGTAACCGCTCTAAGAAATGAAGTCATTTGCCACGATTCCATAAATCTCGCGTATGCTGATCCATTTCCTTTTCAACtcacattcttgtcatcctaaatttgtgcacatgcagtagaaaacagatttttacgcagtctaCCATAGTGCATAAATAActtcaccgtgtagtataattagtatcagtatatatcataaattggttctaacgagccttaatgcatggatgttggagagatcctatatttatggaggaaataaagcatttaaatcagatttttttccATACATGTTTTCCTTATGAAATAGATCGATGATTTACACTAAAGTTCATACCCATTTACGATGTTTTGGTTAACGTTTTATGCTGAAATCCGCCTGAGCTCACACGCACGATCGGTTCCATATCTTTTGTTCCGATATATACGGTAACTTCTAGCTTCATGGGCGAGCTAATCACGGTGGTGTATGGACCCACCTGAACGAACCAATGAAAAATTTGTTGCCGCTCTCATGTTATGCAAGTCTGAACCATTAAATATGCTAGCATAAACACGAGTAGGAACCAACTACCCGACCAGCGAACACGACGTTGGCCCACCTTCGTCCATCCCAACTCGACCCCACCACGTGCGCACCTTCTGTTTACGTAAAACATAACATATGTTTACACATGTATAAACGTGCCCCACAATCGCGCGGACGCACGTGCCCCACTGACCCGACCTGACCACGCGTGTGACCACTACCCTGGCTAGGACTTCCCATGCCTATCGGAAGCCCTGAGCTTCCATTATCAACGCCTATATATATTATTCAATTGAAGCAAAACATAGTGGTTTTTTGTAAGCTGTATAAAAATATTTCATTGTTAAATCCTGAGGTATACCAAAAAAAAGGTGTTTAACCAATGGTTTGAACAACTTTTTTTCATCTTTAAATTACATTTCCAAAAATGATATTTATTTAATTTATTATTATTAGATTCCACTGAGGAGCAAAAACACATATTCAAGTTAAGAATGCTGTATTGAGTCCCCCGTTGTCGGAAATTAAAATTATACTTCATGTGATTTATAATTTGCTGTAGTGCGGCGCGCGGCTCTTACGACTGAGCTGAGGCCAAAATAAAGCAGCAGGTTCGTTGGGGGCGATAATCCCAGGCGGTGCACTACAATTTGAAGTGTACTACCCTGGCACTCTAAAAGCATACACGCATGCAAAAGCAGCTCCCGCTTTTTTTGAATGGAGAAGATTATCTCAATCGACAAATATATACGCGTAGGACAATTTATACACTTTAGTTATATATACATGGCCAGAAAATTGTCATCTCTAAAGCAACTACACTGAAAAAGATCTTTGCATTTTCACAGTCccacaaaaaaaaaacaaaaaaaagttAAAGAGACATGTGCTTGAAGAGCCCCTGCGCACTTGTACACGGTGACACAACATGCATGTACACCAAGGCCTGCCTGCGCGCCACCTCGTCGTGCTCGTGCCTATATAAAGCCACTCGCATCCCAGCCTATCATTGCAAGAGTTTGAGACAGCAGAGGACACTCCTCCTCAGAACTCTCCCTTCCCTCTTGTAGGGGCCAAAAGGGTCAGAGATCTAGGAAGAAGAGAACTAGTCCCCAAGCCTAACAAGAAAGCAAGCTCTTCTGCAACTGTTGGCATTCGCCTTAATTTGTATCCATATCCCAATGGCAGGCCTATCTCTGCAACACCCCTGGGCATTCACTTTCGGCCTCCTaggtatatatttatttatttatctttCTATTCTGCAGTTCCATTCGTTTTTCACTATACAGTTTGCTGTAGCTGTGTATTAAAAAACAATCCCGTTCGacctttcatatatatatatcaccTTTAGTTTAGCCTCGCCAATCTTTTGGCAAATGGCTGatcttttttattttcctttgcaGGCAACGTCATCTCCTTCATGACCTTCCTGGCCCCGATGTAAGTGACATGTAGCTTGTTGCTAATAAATAAATCATCACAGCTGATCACGTATAATAATCGTCAATGAATCGAACCGTTAATTTGCTCGATCCATTTTTTATATCTTTGAAATTATGCAGACCGACGTTCTACCGCATCTACAAGAGCAAGTCGACGGAGGGCTTCCAGTCGGTTCCGTACGTGGTGGCCCTGTTCAGCGCCATGCTGTGGATCTTCTACGCGCTGATCAAGTCCAACGAGACGTTCCTCATCACCATCAACGCGGCCGGCTGCGTGATCGAGACCGTCTACGTGGTCATGTACTTCGTCTACGCGACCAAGAAGGGCAGGATGTTCACCGCCAAAATCATGCTCCTCCTCAACGTCGGCGCCTTCGGGGCCATCCTTCTCCTCACCCTTCTCCTCTTCAAGGGTGACAAGCGCGTCGTCATGCTTGGCTGGATCTGCGTCGGCTTCTCCGTCAGCGTCTTCGTCGCGCCGCTCAGCATCATGGTAAGCAGCAGCACCATGCATCTGTCGTCGATGCATGCATGCacatggatatatatatatatatatatatatatatatatatatatatatatatatatatatatatatatatatatatatatatatatatatatatatatatatatatatatatatatatatatactaactAGCTAGCTAATGGACGTCGCGGCCGTTGCTAATGAATTATTTGCATGCATGCGTCTACGTACGTACGTGCAGAGGCGGGTGATCCAGACCAAGAGCGTGGAGTACATGcccttctccctctccctctcgctcACCCTCAGCGCCGTCGTCTGGTTCCTCTACGGCCTCCTCATCAAGGACAAATACGTCGCGGTATATCATTTCGTTTAATTGTTTGCAACACCGGCCGTACCCCCGGCCGCGTGTGATGTGTGTCCTAGCTACTGATATCATATATATCCATGCAGCTTCCAAACATCCTTGGCTTCACCTTCGGCGTGGTCCAGATGGTGCTGTACGTGGTGTACATGAACAAGACGCCGCTGCCGGTTGCCGACGGCAAGGCTGCCGGCAAGCTTCCCTCAGCTGCAGATGAGCACGTCGTCGTCAACGTCACCAAGCTCAGCCCGGGCCGACTCCCACCAGTAACACAGATGGCGGCGGTTCCCACCAAGAGCTGCGCTACAGAAGCAGCCGCGCCGGCGACGCTGCCCAGCAGGGACGTGGTCGACGTCTTGGTCAACCGCCACAGCCCCGCCGTCCATGTGACCTAGCTAGATCTCATGCCCGTGCAGCATGCGCCCGCCATATATACGGACTGGTCATGAGCATATGATGGAATTATAAGTAATTAATTGCCATGTAAGCTAGCTAATGATGCATGGAGACATAGGTCAGAGGTAGAGGGCCAagcgcgctctctctctctctctatctatcTATATCTATTTTTATATCTATATAGAGAGTCTATATTCATGTTTAATTTGCCGCATTATATTGCAGATATGTATTAATTTGCATGGAAATATGTTATTCGCTTGTTCATTTCGCCCTTAACACACGTGGATTAGGTGGTATTGAGCCGGTTTAAATCCATAAGTTAAAATCATTCTCAATCCATTCCAATACACTCTAATCCACATGTAATCTACCCCACACTACTGCTGTTAGGTACTATTTCTTTTACAAAAAAATAAAATGGCTTCCGTGTGTTTGTCTGTGCTGGTTTCTACGATGTCGGAATCTGTCCGAAAATGTGTTATTCCTTTGTTTGTGCTGGTACCTCCAGACCTTGTGTTCTCCACAGCAAAAATAAATTACATACAAAAACACATGATTACTTATATTATATTGTCTTACAACAAATACACATGAACAATAAAACAAATACCATCATCGTATTAATCTTACTGATTTACCTGTCACTTTGCTGGGCATTGTGCTGAAAATGTAAGAAGCCAGTTGTTAGATGAGCTATATGAATATCGTCATTTTGGTTCACG
This genomic window contains:
- the LOC100273190 gene encoding SWEET13c codes for the protein MAGLSLQHPWAFTFGLLGNVISFMTFLAPIPTFYRIYKSKSTEGFQSVPYVVALFSAMLWIFYALIKSNETFLITINAAGCVIETVYVVMYFVYATKKGRMFTAKIMLLLNVGAFGAILLLTLLLFKGDKRVVMLGWICVGFSVSVFVAPLSIMRRVIQTKSVEYMPFSLSLSLTLSAVVWFLYGLLIKDKYVALPNILGFTFGVVQMVLYVVYMNKTPLPVADGKAAGKLPSAADEHVVVNVTKLSPGRLPPVTQMAAVPTKSCATEAAAPATLPSRDVVDVLVNRHSPAVHVT